One genomic region from Kwoniella shivajii chromosome 6, complete sequence encodes:
- a CDS encoding cytochrome c peroxidase, mitochondrial: protein MSLRTPMLRATAARRAGQSVNLRTQVVRRRFASSGPEVNPPPPPRSSSVPYLLAGVGLAAAGAAYLFYGTDGTPRDTAKELKSSARGVAAAAEGKLGLRHSQQDYQKVYDAIAEKLEQEGYDDGSLAPVLVRLAWHSSGTYNKEDNTGGSNYATMRFKPEAEHGANNGLNIARDHMQKIKDAFPWISYGDLWTLGGVVAVQESGGPTVPWRPGRIDGFEHHVTPDGRLPDAAQAQDHLRFIFYRMGFNDQEIVALSGAHALGRCHTDRSGFEGPWTFSPVTFSNQYFTLLQDEPWQWRKWKGPAQYEDKKTKSLMMLPTDMALVKDKSFKKFVDIYAKDEDAFFKDFSKAFAKLLELGVPTSQFAGDAWKMGSE from the exons ATGTCACTTCGAACACCCATGTTGAGAGCGACTGCTGCTAGACGAGCAGGTCAATCTGTTAATCTCAGAACTCAAGTAGTTAGAAGGAGATTCGCATCTTCCGGACCTGAAGTA AATCCACCCCCTCCTCCTAGATCATCATCCGTACCTTACCTTCTCGCAGGTGTAGGTCTTGCAGCTGCTGGTGCCGCATACCTATTCTACGGTACTGACGGTACACCAAGAGATACAGCTAAAGAACTCAAATCATCCGCAAGGGGTGTAGCAGCTGCCGCGGAAGGTAAATTGGGCTTAAGACATAGTCAACAAGACTATCAAAAAGTTTATGATGCAATCGCTGAGAAATTGGAACAAGAGGGATACGATG ATGGATCTCTCGCTCCCGTTCTTGTTCGACTCGCTTGGCACTCATCTGGTACTTACAACAAAGAAGATAACACCGGTGGATCCAATTATGCTACCATGAGATTCAAGCCTGAAGCCGAACACGGTGCTAACAATGGACTG AACATCGCTCGAGACCACATgcaaaagatcaaagacgCTTTCCCTTGGATTTCTTACGGTGATCTTTGGACACTCGGTGGTGTAGTCGCAGTTCAAGAATCAGGTGGTCCAACTGTACCTTGGAGACCTGGAAGAATCGATGGTTTCGAACATCACGTTACTCCAGATGGTAGATTACCTGATGCTGCCCAAGCTCAAGACCACTtgagattcatcttctaccGAATGGG CTTCAACGATCAAGAAATCGTAGCTCTTTCGGGTGCTCACGCACTGGGTCGATGCCATACCG ACCGATCCGGTTTCGAAGGACCATGGACCTTCTCACCTGTCACTTTCTCCAATCAATATTTCACTCTTCTTCAGGACGAACCTTGGCAATGGCGAAAGTG GAAGGGTCCAGCTCAATACGAAGACAAAAAGACTAAATCTCTTATGATGCTTCC TACCGACATGGCTCTTGTCAAGGACAAATCGTTCAAGAAATTCGTTGATATCTACGCCAAAGACGAAGATGCTTTCTTCAAAGA CTTCTCCAAAGCCTTTGCTAAACTTCTTGAACTCGGTGTTCCAACCTCTCAATTCGCTGGTGACGCTTGGAAGATGGGCAGCGAATAG